Proteins encoded together in one Entelurus aequoreus isolate RoL-2023_Sb linkage group LG20, RoL_Eaeq_v1.1, whole genome shotgun sequence window:
- the fam133b gene encoding protein FAM133 isoform X2 has translation MGKRDNRVAYVNPIAAARSRGPVQNSGPTIQDYLGRPRPTWEELKEQLEKKKKGSRALADFEDKMNERWKKELAKNREKLMGGSDKDKEKDKKATEKKKREKKKCSRHSSSSSSSSSSSDSSSSSSSESEDEDEKKPVKKKRKRKRSSARRASDDSEAESEPERKKKKRMKEEGDNEKDGKNHRRKTKTERKDSSSKSSAESAGEEFVSHSFFFNGDSNLSFNSCEFQLLFVLMLLHCTTSSFVWFHFSVPGGSQEEKEK, from the exons ATGGGCAAGAGAGACAACCGAGTG GCTTACGTTAATCCTATTGCTGCTGCACGATCCAGGGGCCCGGTACAGAACTCTGGACCAACCATACAGGATTATTTAGGCAGACCTCGGCCAACATG GGAAGAGTTAAAGGAGcagctggagaagaagaagaagggctCGCGAGCCTTAGCTGACTTTGAGGACAAGATGAACGAG AGATGGAAGAAAGAGCTGGCGAAGAACCGTGAGAAGCTGATGGGCGGGAGCGACAAGgacaaagaaaaggacaaaaaggCAACAGAG AAAAAGAAGAGAGAGAAGAAGAAGTGCAGTAGG CATTCttcatcttcttcctcctcctcatcgAGTTCTGATTCCTCCAGCAGCTCCTCCTCAGAATCCGAAGATGAG GACGAAAAGAAGCCGGTGAAGAAAAAACGTAAAAGGAAGAGGTCGTCGGCCAGGAGAGCGTCAGATGACTCTGAAGCAGAATCGGAGCCAGAAAGAAag aaaaagaagagaatGAAGGAGGAGGGTGATAACGAGAAG GACGGCAAGAACCATCGCAGGAAAACAAAAACCGAGCGCAAAGACTCCTCCTCCAAGTCTTCTGCAGAGTCGGCAGGAGAAGAATTTGTAAGTCAttcgtttttttttaacggggacagcaa tttaagtttcaaTTCTTGTGAATTCCAGCTGCTTTTTGTTTTAATGTTGCTGCATTGCACGACTTCCTCGTTTGTGTGGTTTCATTTTTCTGTGCCAGGCGGAAGCCAAGAAGAAAAAGAGAAGTAG
- the fam133b gene encoding protein FAM133 isoform X4, with protein sequence MGKRDNRVAYVNPIAAARSRGPVQNSGPTIQDYLGRPRPTWEELKEQLEKKKKGSRALADFEDKMNERWKKELAKNREKLMGGSDKDKEKDKKATEKKKREKKKCSRHSSSSSSSSSSSDSSSSSSSESEDEDEKKPVKKKRKRKRSSARRASDDSEAESEPERKKKKRMKEEGDNEKDGKNHRRKTKTERKDSSSKSSAESAGEEFAEAKKKKRSSEEKEKIPDKSRKKRKKKHKKHSGKKKRKAVSQSNSEAD encoded by the exons ATGGGCAAGAGAGACAACCGAGTG GCTTACGTTAATCCTATTGCTGCTGCACGATCCAGGGGCCCGGTACAGAACTCTGGACCAACCATACAGGATTATTTAGGCAGACCTCGGCCAACATG GGAAGAGTTAAAGGAGcagctggagaagaagaagaagggctCGCGAGCCTTAGCTGACTTTGAGGACAAGATGAACGAG AGATGGAAGAAAGAGCTGGCGAAGAACCGTGAGAAGCTGATGGGCGGGAGCGACAAGgacaaagaaaaggacaaaaaggCAACAGAG AAAAAGAAGAGAGAGAAGAAGAAGTGCAGTAGG CATTCttcatcttcttcctcctcctcatcgAGTTCTGATTCCTCCAGCAGCTCCTCCTCAGAATCCGAAGATGAG GACGAAAAGAAGCCGGTGAAGAAAAAACGTAAAAGGAAGAGGTCGTCGGCCAGGAGAGCGTCAGATGACTCTGAAGCAGAATCGGAGCCAGAAAGAAag aaaaagaagagaatGAAGGAGGAGGGTGATAACGAGAAG GACGGCAAGAACCATCGCAGGAAAACAAAAACCGAGCGCAAAGACTCCTCCTCCAAGTCTTCTGCAGAGTCGGCAGGAGAAGAATTT GCGGAAGCCAAGAAGAAAAAGAGAAGTAGCGAGGAAAAGGAGAAAATCCCA GACAAATCCAGgaagaagaggaaaaagaagCACAAGAAGCACAGCGGCAAAAAGAAGAGGAAGGCGGTGTCTCAGTCCAACTCTGAGGCGGACTAG
- the fam133b gene encoding protein FAM133 isoform X1 codes for MGKRDNRVAYVNPIAAARSRGPVQNSGPTIQDYLGRPRPTWEELKEQLEKKKKGSRALADFEDKMNERWKKELAKNREKLMGGSDKDKEKDKKATEKKKREKKKCSRHSSSSSSSSSSSDSSSSSSSESEDEDEKKPVKKKRKRKRSSARRASDDSEAESEPERKKKKKRMKEEGDNEKDGKNHRRKTKTERKDSSSKSSAESAGEEFVSHSFFFNGDSNLSFNSCEFQLLFVLMLLHCTTSSFVWFHFSVPGGSQEEKEK; via the exons ATGGGCAAGAGAGACAACCGAGTG GCTTACGTTAATCCTATTGCTGCTGCACGATCCAGGGGCCCGGTACAGAACTCTGGACCAACCATACAGGATTATTTAGGCAGACCTCGGCCAACATG GGAAGAGTTAAAGGAGcagctggagaagaagaagaagggctCGCGAGCCTTAGCTGACTTTGAGGACAAGATGAACGAG AGATGGAAGAAAGAGCTGGCGAAGAACCGTGAGAAGCTGATGGGCGGGAGCGACAAGgacaaagaaaaggacaaaaaggCAACAGAG AAAAAGAAGAGAGAGAAGAAGAAGTGCAGTAGG CATTCttcatcttcttcctcctcctcatcgAGTTCTGATTCCTCCAGCAGCTCCTCCTCAGAATCCGAAGATGAG GACGAAAAGAAGCCGGTGAAGAAAAAACGTAAAAGGAAGAGGTCGTCGGCCAGGAGAGCGTCAGATGACTCTGAAGCAGAATCGGAGCCAGAAAGAAag aagaaaaagaagagaatGAAGGAGGAGGGTGATAACGAGAAG GACGGCAAGAACCATCGCAGGAAAACAAAAACCGAGCGCAAAGACTCCTCCTCCAAGTCTTCTGCAGAGTCGGCAGGAGAAGAATTTGTAAGTCAttcgtttttttttaacggggacagcaa tttaagtttcaaTTCTTGTGAATTCCAGCTGCTTTTTGTTTTAATGTTGCTGCATTGCACGACTTCCTCGTTTGTGTGGTTTCATTTTTCTGTGCCAGGCGGAAGCCAAGAAGAAAAAGAGAAGTAG
- the LOC133635590 gene encoding E3 SUMO-protein ligase ZBED1-like: MAAAAGSEVEEDLVLIQKKSSTSVIWDYFGFETSDVHQKQVLCKTCRAKVATSQGNTTNLFRHLKNHHRQLHDECMTKKSGKKSTPSDSAHCSKQTTITASFASITPYEKSSRRHKEITTAITHYIGKDMVSVNTVTKEGFQNLLHTLDRRYKIPSRTYFNQVAIPQLYAECKEKVEREVKNVLYYATTTDMWSSRTSEPYLSLTLHYINDDFELKSRCLQTAYFPMDHTGENIALGLRECLASWGLKEEDQTCITTDNGANVVKAVQLNQWTRLQCFGHRLHLAIENAVKDDVRVKRATGLCKQLVGHFSHSCKKKAALKKAQQELKIPEHSLITECPTRWGSRQRMIGRVLEQSKALSQVLSEDKKTRHLVPTWQDTDVLESLNNALGPLQEFTDALSGEAYVSVSYLKPVLHLLRTSILTVDKDDPDLTRDIKSRALRYIEDKYSDPATQELLDIASFLDPRFKTDYIRAENVPDIKERVRIEMEQVARKEKRARVSTTEAMPQGAAEAEPSTVGKGKRSLGSFFKSRPSVPPPSTTMQLEDAINAELNSYLITPTIDGEDNPLAWWRVHNVNFPWLSKLARKFLCIPATSSPSERLFSASGNVVTCQRSCLKPSKVDMLVFLTKNL; the protein is encoded by the exons atggctgctgccgccgggtcagaagtggaggaggatttagttttaatacagaagAAGAGCAGCACGTCTGTCATTTGGGACTACTTCGGTTTCGAAACTTCAGATGTGCATCAGAAACAGGTACTTTGTAAAACTTGTCGGGCCAAAGTCGCCACATCCCAAGGCAACACGACTAATTTATTCCGGCACTTGAAAAATCACCACCGGCAGTTACACGACGAATGTATGACCAAAAAGTCCGGTAAAAAGTCAACCCCGAGCGATTCAGCCCATTGTAGCAAACAAACCACAATTACAGCGTCGTTTGCCAGTATAACTCCTTATGAGAAGAGCAGCCGCAGGCACAAGGAGATAACGACCGCCATAACACACTACATTGGCAAAGACATGGTGTCTGTTAACACCGTTACCAAAGAGGGATTTCAAAACCTCCTCCACACGCTGGACAGAAGATACAAGATTCCCTCCCGCACCTATTTCAACCAGGTCGCCATCCCACAGCTTTACGCCGAGTGCAAGGAAAAAGTGGAAAGAGAGGTGAAAAATGTGCTTTATTACGCCACAACTACCGATATGTGGTCAAGCAGAACAAGCGAACCGTATCTTAGCTTGACCTTGCATTACATAAATGACGACTTTGAGTTGAAAAGTCGCTGCCTGCAGACAGCATACTTTCCCATGGATCACACAGGAGAGAATATCGCCCTCGGATTAAGAGAGTGTCTAGCAAGCTGGGGTCTGAAAGAGGAGGACCAGACGTGCATCACAACTGACAATGGAGCAAACGTCGTCAAAGCTGTGCAGCTTAATCAGTGGACCAGGCTTCAATGTTTTGGCCACAGGCTACATCTTGCAAttg AAAATGCTGTTAAAGATGATGTAAGAGTTAAACGGGCAACAGGACTCTGCAAGCAGCTGGTTGGACATTTCTCACATAGCTGTAAAAAGAAGGCCGCACTGAAAAAGGCACAGCAAGAATTGAAGATACCGGAGCACTCACTGATTACAGAGTGTCCGACGAGGTGGGGCTCACGACAGAGGATGATTGGGAGGGTGTTGGAGCAGAGTAAGGCGTTGTCTCAGGTTCTATCTGAAGACAAGAAGACACGTCACCTGGTCCCCACTTGGCAGGACACAGATGTCCTTGAGTCATTAAACAATGCCCTTGGCCCTCTTCAGGAGTTTACTGATGCCCTGTCCGGTGAAGCCTATGTAAGTGTGTCCTACCTGAAGCCAGTCCTCCATCTCCTGAGGACATCGATCCTGACTGTAGACAAAGACGACCCAGATCTTACCAGGGACATAAAGTCAAGAGCTCTTCGCTATATTGAAGATAAATACAGCGACCCAGCCACACAGGAGCTACTAGATATTGCTTCGTTCCTTGATCCTAGATTCAAAACTGACTACATAAGAGCAGAGAATGTCCCAGACATCAAAGAAAGAGTGAGGATCGAAATGGAACAGGTGGCACGAAAG GAAAAGAGGGCCCGTGTCAGCACTACAGAGGCCATGCCCCAGGGTGCAGCAGAGGCAGAGCCATCTACTGTGGGGAAGGGAAAGCGGTCATTGGGCAGCTTCTTCAAGAGCAGACCGTCTGTGCCTCCTCcttccaccaccatgcagttGGAGGATGCCATTAATGCAGAGCTGAACAGCTACCTGATAACTCCTACAATTGATGGAGAGGACAATCCCCTGGCCTGGTGGAGAGTGCACAATGTTAACTTTCCATGGTTGAGCAAACTGGCTCGCAAGTTTCTGTGCATACCAGCCACCAGTTCACCATCAGAAAGATTGTTTAGTGCTAGTGGCAATGTTGTCACATGTCAGCGCTCATGTCTTAAACCATCAAAGGTTGACATGCTAGTTTTCTTGACCAAAAATCTGTGA
- the fam133b gene encoding protein FAM133 isoform X3, whose amino-acid sequence MGKRDNRVAYVNPIAAARSRGPVQNSGPTIQDYLGRPRPTWEELKEQLEKKKKGSRALADFEDKMNERWKKELAKNREKLMGGSDKDKEKDKKATEKKKREKKKCSRHSSSSSSSSSSSDSSSSSSSESEDEDEKKPVKKKRKRKRSSARRASDDSEAESEPERKKKKKRMKEEGDNEKDGKNHRRKTKTERKDSSSKSSAESAGEEFAEAKKKKRSSEEKEKIPDKSRKKRKKKHKKHSGKKKRKAVSQSNSEAD is encoded by the exons ATGGGCAAGAGAGACAACCGAGTG GCTTACGTTAATCCTATTGCTGCTGCACGATCCAGGGGCCCGGTACAGAACTCTGGACCAACCATACAGGATTATTTAGGCAGACCTCGGCCAACATG GGAAGAGTTAAAGGAGcagctggagaagaagaagaagggctCGCGAGCCTTAGCTGACTTTGAGGACAAGATGAACGAG AGATGGAAGAAAGAGCTGGCGAAGAACCGTGAGAAGCTGATGGGCGGGAGCGACAAGgacaaagaaaaggacaaaaaggCAACAGAG AAAAAGAAGAGAGAGAAGAAGAAGTGCAGTAGG CATTCttcatcttcttcctcctcctcatcgAGTTCTGATTCCTCCAGCAGCTCCTCCTCAGAATCCGAAGATGAG GACGAAAAGAAGCCGGTGAAGAAAAAACGTAAAAGGAAGAGGTCGTCGGCCAGGAGAGCGTCAGATGACTCTGAAGCAGAATCGGAGCCAGAAAGAAag aagaaaaagaagagaatGAAGGAGGAGGGTGATAACGAGAAG GACGGCAAGAACCATCGCAGGAAAACAAAAACCGAGCGCAAAGACTCCTCCTCCAAGTCTTCTGCAGAGTCGGCAGGAGAAGAATTT GCGGAAGCCAAGAAGAAAAAGAGAAGTAGCGAGGAAAAGGAGAAAATCCCA GACAAATCCAGgaagaagaggaaaaagaagCACAAGAAGCACAGCGGCAAAAAGAAGAGGAAGGCGGTGTCTCAGTCCAACTCTGAGGCGGACTAG